Within the Pseudomonas chlororaphis subsp. aurantiaca genome, the region TGGGCCTGTTCGAACAGGCCGGACATGAGCAGCAACGCAGCGCCTGGGTACGCGCCAAGGTCGAATGCGAAGTTGCGGAGATCAGCTATGCGAAATTCCGTGAGCTGTCTCAACAGGATCCGGACATTCTGTACGTGCTCAGCGGCCAGATCGCCCAGCGCCTGCGCAACACCACCCGCAAGGTCGGCGACCTGGCGTTCTTCGATGTCACCGGGCGCGTGGCCCGCTGCCTGCTCGAACTGTGCAAGCAGCCGGATGCCATGACCCACCCGGACGGCATGCAGATCAAGGTGACCCGCCAGGAAATCGGGCGAATCGTCGGCTGCTCACGGGAAATGGTCGGCCGGGTGCTCAAGGACCTCGAAGAACGCAACCTGGTCCATGTCAAAGGCAAGACCATGGTGGTGTTCGGCACCCGCTAGAGCGGCAGGAACTGCGCCAGCATCTGCCGATACAGGGTATCCAGGCGCTCGATGGCATTCGGCGCGGCGAACGCCTCATGCAAGGCGATATGGCTCTCGGCACGGCAACGCTGCTCCAGGCCACAGGCCTGGTTGAACCGATTGACCGCCGCGACCATGGTTTCCCGCTCGTCATCCAGCAACAGCGCGCCATGCACCAATCCAACCGGACGCGTCCCACCCTTGCTCTGACGCCAACGCTGGGCGGTGCCAACCATCTTGCGCCCGTTGAGATTGACGTTGAACCGGCCATCGCAGAAAGCGCCCTCGACTTCACCCAGGGAGGGTTCGCCCCCCAGCTCGGAAAGCAGGTCGCAGATCGGCTGGCACAAACGGCGATAACCGGTTTCGATCCGGTTCTGGTCACCCTCACTGCGAGGCGGCGCATAGACCAGCGCGATATTGATCGTCGCAGCCGATTGCGGCACCGGCTCCCCACCGGTTTCCCGTAGCAACACCGGCCAGCCACTGGCG harbors:
- the crp gene encoding cAMP-activated global transcriptional regulator CRP yields the protein MVALAPTPKIKNLDKLLMHCQRRRYQAKSNIICAGDQSDTLFFIIKGSVTILIEDDDGREMIIAYLNAGDFFGELGLFEQAGHEQQRSAWVRAKVECEVAEISYAKFRELSQQDPDILYVLSGQIAQRLRNTTRKVGDLAFFDVTGRVARCLLELCKQPDAMTHPDGMQIKVTRQEIGRIVGCSREMVGRVLKDLEERNLVHVKGKTMVVFGTR
- a CDS encoding lipoate--protein ligase family protein, whose amino-acid sequence is MTQPLSLTVEAGLQAEQDLLAQVCSGDQEYGLLFWQPSDRVLVMPRRLSRLPGFEQACEALAASGWPVLLRETGGEPVPQSAATINIALVYAPPRSEGDQNRIETGYRRLCQPICDLLSELGGEPSLGEVEGAFCDGRFNVNLNGRKMVGTAQRWRQSKGGTRPVGLVHGALLLDDERETMVAAVNRFNQACGLEQRCRAESHIALHEAFAAPNAIERLDTLYRQMLAQFLPL